A single genomic interval of Brevibacillus brevis harbors:
- a CDS encoding DUF2232 domain-containing protein, giving the protein MPSKTKHLAENALMLGIALVLLFLSTYTVLGGLVSFLIPLPFILLAVNRTVPNMVWITLAFTFLGWIVTGPFAATLAFSSAVWGSVMGIVYAKKGAALPAIVAGAGVAFLSVVSMLAFMAFGMNVDFNAMIQEVAKLRPAMMPKEQFDQLLELGKIVLPTSFVMFSFLSTAIIHGLASLIGRRLRRPIPALKPIREWNFPRSLIYYYFIAMISLLLFAESMQGTFWEIALMNLKVMLDVIFVLQGLSFCLFAAYLYGWKRLTPVLIVCLFIFPPLSTILSLVGIFDLGIRLREKLETRVKRG; this is encoded by the coding sequence ATGCCGTCCAAAACGAAACACTTGGCTGAAAATGCCCTTATGCTGGGTATCGCACTGGTGCTGCTGTTTCTCAGTACATATACGGTACTGGGAGGACTGGTCAGTTTCTTGATACCTCTGCCTTTTATCCTTTTGGCAGTAAATCGAACAGTACCTAACATGGTTTGGATCACCCTTGCTTTTACGTTTTTGGGCTGGATCGTTACTGGTCCGTTTGCGGCAACACTTGCTTTTTCGAGTGCGGTTTGGGGTTCAGTCATGGGGATTGTTTATGCGAAAAAAGGAGCGGCTCTTCCGGCGATTGTGGCAGGGGCAGGCGTTGCCTTTTTGAGTGTCGTTTCCATGCTGGCATTCATGGCATTCGGGATGAACGTTGATTTTAATGCCATGATTCAAGAGGTTGCTAAGCTGCGTCCAGCAATGATGCCAAAAGAGCAGTTTGATCAGCTCCTTGAACTGGGTAAAATCGTCTTGCCTACGAGTTTTGTCATGTTCAGCTTTTTATCGACCGCCATTATTCATGGATTGGCGAGTCTGATTGGACGACGTCTGCGCAGACCGATTCCAGCATTGAAGCCAATTCGGGAATGGAACTTCCCGCGTTCGTTGATTTATTACTACTTCATTGCGATGATCAGTCTATTGTTGTTTGCTGAAAGCATGCAGGGAACGTTTTGGGAAATCGCCCTGATGAACCTGAAAGTCATGCTGGATGTTATTTTTGTTTTGCAGGGCTTGAGTTTTTGTCTATTTGCTGCCTATTTGTACGGCTGGAAGAGACTGACTCCCGTGCTCATTGTCTGTCTATTTATTTTTCCACCCCTAAGTACTATACTTAGTCTAGTAGGGATATTTGACCTAGGAATTCGTTTGCGTGAAAAACTGGAAACAAGAGTGAAGAGGGGCTGA
- the rpsR gene encoding 30S ribosomal protein S18, whose amino-acid sequence MARKGRPNKRRKVCFFKVNKIKHIDYKDVDLLKKFISERGKILPRRVTGTSAKYQRALTIAIKRSRQVALLPYTAE is encoded by the coding sequence ATGGCACGCAAAGGACGTCCTAATAAGCGTCGTAAAGTATGCTTCTTTAAAGTGAACAAAATCAAGCACATCGATTATAAAGATGTTGACTTGCTGAAAAAGTTCATCAGCGAACGCGGCAAAATCTTGCCACGTCGTGTAACTGGTACTTCTGCGAAGTATCAACGTGCACTGACAATCGCGATCAAGCGATCCCGTCAAGTAGCACTGTTGCCTTACACTGCTGAATAA
- a CDS encoding single-stranded DNA-binding protein has translation MNKVILIGNLTKDPELRYTPNGVAVATFTVAVNRPRTNQAGERETDFINIVAWQKLADLCASYLRKGRQAAIEGRMQTRSYDNKEGKKVYVTEVVAENVQFLGGRGNESGGDNSGYDPGPGMGGGNKPSGQRNNDYDPFGDPFASAGKPINISDDDLPF, from the coding sequence ATGAATAAAGTCATTCTCATCGGCAACCTGACGAAAGATCCTGAACTTCGCTACACGCCAAATGGCGTTGCCGTTGCTACTTTTACTGTGGCCGTGAATCGTCCCCGCACCAATCAAGCGGGAGAGAGAGAAACGGACTTCATTAACATTGTCGCTTGGCAAAAACTTGCCGACCTGTGCGCAAGCTATTTGCGTAAAGGTAGACAAGCAGCCATCGAAGGACGTATGCAAACACGCTCCTATGATAATAAAGAAGGTAAAAAGGTATACGTGACGGAAGTCGTTGCGGAGAACGTTCAATTTTTGGGCGGTCGAGGTAATGAATCCGGCGGAGACAATTCAGGATACGATCCAGGACCGGGCATGGGTGGCGGTAACAAACCATCCGGTCAACGAAATAATGACTATGATCCGTTTGGTGATCCTTTCGCGAGTGCAGGCAAGCCGATCAACATTTCAGATGATGACTTGCCGTTCTAG
- the rpsF gene encoding 30S ribosomal protein S6 — MRQYEVMYVLRPDLEEEKVKSNVARYSDVVTNYGGEISKLQEMGKRRLAYEINKFREGYYVLMNFKANSDAVAEAERLMKINDDVIRFMFVRDEK; from the coding sequence ATGCGCCAATACGAAGTAATGTATGTATTGCGTCCAGACCTTGAAGAAGAGAAAGTAAAATCCAATGTAGCTCGTTACAGCGATGTTGTAACTAACTATGGTGGCGAAATCTCTAAGCTTCAAGAAATGGGTAAACGTCGTCTTGCGTACGAGATCAACAAGTTCCGTGAAGGTTACTACGTTTTGATGAACTTCAAAGCGAACTCCGATGCTGTTGCGGAAGCTGAGCGTCTGATGAAAATCAATGACGACGTAATCCGCTTTATGTTTGTTCGTGATGAGAAGTAA
- the ychF gene encoding redox-regulated ATPase YchF — MGASCGIVGLPNVGKSTLFNAITQAGAESANYPFCTIDPNVGIVEVPDERLEKLTQIVVPNKVVPTAFEFVDIAGLVKGASRGEGLGNQFLGHIREVDAIAHVVRCFEDENITHVAGRVDPLSDIETINLELIFADLDSVDRRIDRIARKVKSGDKESKQELDVLEKLKAAFEEGQSARSVELDDEERKWIRDLHLLTIKPMLYVCNVAEDGINDADNNPHVQTVRQHAASEGAEVVVISAKVEAEIAELEGEDKEMFLEELGLTESGLDRLIRAAYKLLGLVTYFTAGVQEVRAWTIRQGTKAPGAAGVIHTDFERGFIRAEVIAYDHLVDAGSVAVARERGKYRLEGKEYVVADGDVMHFRFNV, encoded by the coding sequence ATGGGTGCTTCTTGCGGGATCGTCGGTCTTCCAAACGTAGGGAAATCGACATTGTTTAATGCCATTACACAAGCGGGTGCTGAATCGGCGAACTATCCGTTCTGTACGATTGACCCTAACGTAGGTATTGTGGAGGTGCCAGACGAGCGTCTGGAAAAGCTGACACAGATCGTCGTTCCGAACAAGGTAGTTCCGACAGCGTTTGAATTCGTGGACATTGCTGGCTTGGTAAAAGGTGCGAGCAGAGGCGAGGGTCTTGGTAACCAGTTCCTCGGACACATCCGTGAAGTGGACGCGATTGCACATGTTGTACGTTGCTTTGAAGATGAGAACATCACGCACGTAGCAGGTCGTGTGGATCCTTTGAGCGATATCGAGACAATCAACCTGGAGCTGATTTTTGCTGACCTGGACTCTGTTGATCGTCGTATTGATCGCATTGCACGCAAAGTGAAATCCGGCGACAAGGAATCCAAGCAAGAGTTGGACGTGCTGGAGAAGTTGAAAGCCGCATTTGAAGAGGGTCAATCTGCTCGCAGTGTTGAACTCGATGACGAAGAGCGCAAATGGATTCGCGATTTGCATCTGCTGACAATCAAGCCAATGCTGTACGTGTGCAACGTAGCGGAAGACGGCATTAACGATGCAGATAACAACCCGCATGTGCAGACAGTTCGTCAGCATGCAGCGAGTGAAGGTGCAGAAGTGGTTGTGATCAGCGCGAAAGTAGAAGCAGAAATCGCTGAGCTCGAGGGCGAGGACAAAGAAATGTTCTTGGAAGAGCTCGGACTTACTGAGTCTGGTCTCGATCGCTTGATTCGTGCAGCTTACAAACTGTTGGGATTAGTAACTTATTTCACTGCAGGTGTACAAGAAGTTCGCGCATGGACTATCCGTCAGGGTACAAAGGCTCCAGGTGCGGCAGGCGTGATTCATACCGATTTCGAACGCGGATTCATTCGTGCCGAAGTGATTGCTTATGATCATCTGGTAGATGCTGGTTCCGTAGCAGTAGCCAGAGAACGTGGGAAGTACCGTCTTGAAGGGAAAGAGTACGTAGTGGCAGATGGAGATGTTATGCATTTCCGCTTCAACGTTTAG
- a CDS encoding NAD(P)-dependent oxidoreductase: MKLLLLGATGRVGSHILDYALKDGHEITVLVRSADKLLHLPAENLHVLTGNVLDQKDVASAMCEVDAVISALGTDKATTLSEGTPYIIEAMKREGVSRIITVGTAGILQSRVSPDLLRYQSSESRQKLTRAAEEHHKAYSLLEQSELDWTIVCPTYLPDGEYTGIYRVEAHQLPVDGMQISVPDTAEFTYQQLSSSEYIHSRVGIAY, from the coding sequence ATGAAGCTCTTACTTCTCGGTGCCACTGGTCGCGTAGGAAGCCATATCCTCGACTATGCATTAAAAGATGGGCATGAAATAACCGTTCTCGTTCGCTCCGCAGACAAGCTTCTTCATCTGCCTGCTGAAAATCTGCACGTTTTGACCGGAAATGTTCTCGATCAAAAAGATGTTGCTTCCGCCATGTGTGAAGTTGACGCGGTCATTAGCGCGCTTGGGACAGATAAAGCGACGACGTTATCTGAAGGAACTCCCTATATTATTGAAGCAATGAAGCGAGAAGGCGTTTCACGCATTATTACAGTGGGCACCGCCGGCATCTTGCAAAGCAGAGTTTCTCCTGACCTGCTCCGCTATCAATCCAGTGAGTCCAGACAAAAATTAACGCGTGCTGCCGAGGAACATCACAAGGCATACTCGCTCTTGGAACAGTCTGAGCTCGATTGGACCATTGTATGTCCGACTTATTTGCCTGATGGCGAGTATACGGGGATTTACCGGGTCGAAGCCCACCAGTTGCCTGTAGATGGGATGCAAATTTCCGTGCCCGATACGGCGGAGTTTACGTATCAGCAGCTTTCTAGTTCCGAATACATACATTCGCGAGTCGGCATTGCCTATTGA